The following is a genomic window from Calliphora vicina chromosome 5, idCalVici1.1, whole genome shotgun sequence.
ttggctgcaaatgaaagaatatgaatgtggaattatggaaaattacagtttttgtcaaaaaatgcttaacagtttaatctgcgcaatttttaataattaacattttttttattgtaagcctgaaattctaaaactttgtgggaatattagtaaaatacgtgttaatctattttgattatgttttactatagaatagccataagtattatctataagaaaatgtaatcattagttgtcctttcttatgaaaactattaaaattttgtttttgtttaaatgtataaattaccatttcgtaaattttcaatttgatggttttgggaaatagctccagatttttgggtttttataaaataatacagcttttcttttaaataactaagaaatattgcgttatttaacaaaagtagtttaatggcataaagtgtattaataggtctttatttggttcttgatgttgtatgtttttttgctgaaatccaaaaaaaattccaaagtttgatttaattttgaaaaaaaacgtgttaatcaattttaatttttctttaattttatctaatgcctattacttatttattataatgtggaatcattatttgtccgttttgattagaactttaaaaaaattttgtttttgatggcacccataaataatacatttttaccgtaaatgtaagtaactcaataatttaatataacctacatatccttagatttagatattaatatgagcttctgctgatattatgaacacttaaagtatagtccaacatccagtttctaatattacagctgaaccataaggctatcaatatttgtaaatgtccgtccatccgtccttccgaatttagaaaatatataaaatatttcagtattttttttaaaaaaggatatatggcagttatgtaaatccttgctagaattgaaatgttaataactaaattaatctgatattataagagaacaataatttctgaaaatgaataattttattcaggttcataggttttttaaggaaaaggatgtatggcagccaccctaatccttgctgcgattgtaataaatattttcacaaacaacactAACTTTactaaaatgattataaccaaattggttccaaaataagaaacgatttttacgaattttttaaaaaaaaaaaaattatacagttatacaggatattgaaatcttgatgtcttggaattgtgaatatccttccgacaaaattttcataattttgcatctaatattataagagaacaataatttctgaaaattaataattttatacaggttcataggttttttaaggaaaaggatgtatggcagccacccgaatccctgctgcgattgtaataaaaattttcacaaacaacaataactttattaaaatgactatagccaaattttaaaatgttaggagtataactgtgaattttattcaaaattatatgttcaggatatatgggaggtacccgtgtcctttcacggattttttcaagaattatattttttcttaatcttaccaaaaggtaatattccactaatttttattcgtctgcaataactccttctatttttgtccattgcctatatgaaaacaaagcactgtgcatcgcttagtcgactcagaaagtgatcctgagcagattgatatactttaaggtgggtgttggtacaatatttttgtatgttgcaaacaacagccctaacctattatacctcccccactatggtggtgtgtgtagtttataaacatgtacttttcttaataaaatttctttgtatactaatatattttttcttatattttaatttgatctttatatatataaaggatgcaGTTTTGTCATTTCGTATAGAATaattgggtctttaacgcactattttttaaaaggaatttattggcaatctttaAGGATATTGTTAGGTCACCGTATCATATTTACTAATAATctgtattgttattatttatagttattattcatttgattcatttgttttattttccattttttattgtattaaatttgttcatatttttgtcTCACTGTTGTCACTGTAATTTGTTAGCATTTTTGTTCATACTAACCACTGTAACTTATTTTGGTAATGACccgttagtttttattatatgtttCTCACTTCAATTCTTGTAAcaagtatgttgttgttgttcttaaaaatgcaatatctttagtattttgtttttgcatacattcatatacatataggtACATACTTATTAGTAATAAGTTGAATTGGTACATTGGAAGTGAGAgacaaataataatacatacaacaacaacagtgtaGCCCTTATTTACATGATCAATTGTTAGGCTTaagaactttaattttaaataaagaaaacattgtcATAGTTGAATTCAAGCAAGAATCATCTCCTCTTTTATTTTGTCGGTACCACGGTCGCAATTTCTTTTAGTTTCGGTTTATATCACTGCCCAACAAACCTTTTCAGCAACATATAGACAACAATTCGAAATATACAGAATTGCTCTATATCGTTGCCGGTGAAGAAAAAGCTCTTCATCGTACAttttggcgcccaacgtggggcacgatatttatccaaatttttgctaaatttgtCGTCCTGCCGGTCCGTGGTACATTCCAATTTGTTCGTTGAAGTACATCTTAAATCTACAAGTGTACAGGTCGTGCGTGAGTGGATTGTTCgttgttaaacaaacaaaaaagaaaaacaattttgttaaaaaagaaactttgtggtacaaactaaaaataaaaaacaattttattaaaataaaaacttttgtgaaaaataaagagacagtgtatttaaaaacattttggaacaaattgttGTGGCATAAATTGAACAAACatataagttaaaaatatttaattgagaTTTAATCtaaccaaatataaaatttgttggcTCGGTacataaaaacagtttttgtggaaaaataaataaaaaacagtgaCTTTAATTTTTGCCGCTTAtcgttatatacaaaaatacataaacagtGCGTGATTTATTTGGTTCCAGtatatagtgtaatattttCTGTACATCAACATTTTTGTCGCTCGCAATATTGcggtacatatataaaataaatatataaggcttgtatataataattttttggcgTAAATTACTGTCGTCGGTTACAGTGCTAACAAATTGTGTCTCCATTTTGtgaattatttttggaaattttttggcTCTCCTAACCCAACTTTTTGAAGTTTTCGAGATGACTTTGGAAGAAGTTAAGCAGCAACGGGCTAATACTAAGAAAAGTATAACCCGCATCAAAAACCAAGTTGAAGCCAATGGAAGGGGTGAAGGTAAGACACTTTCGTCAGCCGAGTTGAAGTGCCGTTTGGGGATTTTGGAGTCATATTTCAAGCAGATACTGACGTATCAAACCCAAATTGAGAAATATGATCCTGATGACAATGGTAGGCCTGAAATTGAAGACTTGTACATCGCAGTgaaaatgaatattcaagcgCAACTTGGTGAGGATGTCCACAATACAACCATGTCCGACTCTACAATTTGTTTTCCTgttaacaacaataaattgccTCAGCTCAAATTGCCCACATTTAGTGGTAAGTACAGTgagtacaaaaattttataacgtcGTTCAACCAAGTTATCGATCGTGAGTTTGGCCTATCgaatatcgaaaaatttaaccatttgcTGAACTGCCTCCAAGGCCAAGCATTGGAAACGGTCAAGGCTTTCCAGATTACGAATGAAAATTACCCCAAGGCTCTAGAAAGGCTGAAAACGCGTTACGACAATAGCTCActgatttttatggaaaatattaccACTCTATTTGAACTTCCAGCCATGTCCAAATACAATTGCGCACAATTACGAAGTCTCGTTGATAATGTTTCTGCTCTTTATAGCTCCCTTTTGTCTCTAGGCTCAGATAGTGACATTGCTAATTCGATGCTGATCTACATAGTTTTGGAAAAGGTTGATGATGAGacaaaaagaaaatggaaaGACTCTTTGGATTTCACTGAACTGCCATCATGGGATGATTGCTCCAAGGTTCTTGAAAGGCATTGCCAATTTTTGGAATCGGTTGACACCAGCCATACAAATGTGGCCCACCGTAAGCCTGACAATCATCAATCTGGTAAGTCCAAATATAAAAGCTCAAAAACTGGCTATTCTTTTTCGGTTTCGAAACGTGTTTGTGTTCTTTGCACAAAAACTGACCACACAATTACTCGTTGCCCTCGCTTCAAAGATATGGATGTCGGtcaacgttttgaaaatgtcAAACGACTAGGGCTTTGTCTTAATTGTTTGTCAAAAGGGCATCAAGTTAACAGCTGTTCCTCTACATTCAAGTGCAAATCTTGTTCTCGCTTGCATCACAGTTTGCTTCATCGGTCTCAGTCAGCTTCTAGGCCCTCGTCCCCGACTGCTGAACCATCTACTTCTCGTGCTGCCTTGAATGACTCTCATGCCTCGGTCCATACTCATATGGAAAAATCCTCACCGGAACAGGTGCTTCTTGCTACTGCCATGGTTCTAGTTCGTGACGCTACAGGTCACTATCAATTCGGACGTGCTTTGTTGGATTCTTGCTCTCAATTGAATTTCATTACGGatgaattttctcaaaaattgcACTTGCCTCGTAGAAAACAAACTACAGAAGTCGCTAGCATTGGTAATACTCATAGTAAAACGAAATATAGGTCGTCAACAAATGTGAAATCTCGAGTTACTGATTTTGAAGTGTCCCTTTCATTTTGTGTCACacctcatatttcttatcaacctGATGCTGAATTAGACGTCTCAACCTGGAATTTGCCCCCAAATACTCAGCTTGCAGatgaaaactttttcaaatcaaaacgAATTGACTTGCTTATTGGTACAGAAACTTTCTTTGATATTTTGTCAGTTGGTCAAATTAAACTTGGTCCGAATTTGCCAAAATTACATAAAACTCTATTTGGATGGATTGTAGCTGGTCGTTATTTATCAAACCAATCGAACGATACTGGTTCTTCTTGTATGCTCTCGATAGAAGAGGAAgttgatttaaaattacaacGATTGTGGGAAATCGAAGAAATTCCATCTGGCTCAAATACTTTGACTCCAGAACAAGCtgattatgaatcgtttttCAATAATACTGTCCATCGTGAATCTTCCGGTAGAATTGTTGTTAAATTACCCTTCAAAGAATCCGCTGACACTTTAGGTCTCTCGCGAAATATGGCTCTTAAAAGATTTTCATCTCAAGAGAGACGATTTGCTCGTGACAGCAATCTCAAATCACAATATGTGAGTTTTATGAAGGAGTATGAAGATTGTGGTCATATGAGTCTTGTTCGTAGTCCCCGCTTAGATGTGCCTCATTATTTCATCCCTCACCATTGTGTTTTCAAACCTAATAGTACTTCAACAAAATTAAGGGTGGTCTTCGATGCGTCCTGTCCGTCATCATCTCAAAGGTCTCTCAATGACATTCTTATGGTTGGTCCAACGATTCAAGATGagctgtacaaaattttacttcgtTTTCGTCTTCATCGTTTCGTTATTACAGCTGATATAGTAAAAATGTATCGGCAAGTGCTTATTGACTCTTCCCATAGAAAATTCCAGTACATTTTGTGGAGAAATTCTGAAGAAGAAGAAATTCGCACTTATCAGTTGAATACAGTTACCTATGGAATGTCTGCTGCTCCCTACCTAGCCATTAAAAGTCTTCACTATCTCGCAGACCAGTACATGGACCAATTCGAACTTGGTGCAAAAACTATAAAGTCATCATTTTATGTTGATGATTTTATCGGTGGTGCAGATTCAATAGAAGAATTGACTAAAATTAAGACAGAGGTGAATGAAATTCTAATTCGTGGTTCGTTTCAATTGGACAAATGGCACTCAAATCATAGAAGTTTTCAAGACGACAAAACTATAAAAGATCTAAATATTGATGAATTAGCTGTGACCAATGCTCTTGGTATTACTTGGGATCAACAAAAagatgtatttctattttcgTTTACACCTAAAGTTCAAATTGATGGAAAAATCACCAAAAGAACAATTTTGTCGCTCTCGTCATCACTTTTCGATCCCTTAGGACTTTTCCGCTTATTATAAAATCCAAAATCATCATGCAAGAATTGTGGATTCTCAAAATTGGCTGGGATGAATCTATCCCTCAAGAACTACATTTGGCTTGGGAATATTTTGTTTCTGATCTCAAAACGTTAAATTCCCTTGAAATCCCTCGTTTTTGTCTCGCTGCTGAATCTCAATCAGTTCAACTTCATGGCTTTTGTGACTCATCAATTCGCGCTTATGGATGCTGTTTCTACTTTCGTGTTAAAACtaattcaggaaatgtctctGTTCGTCTTTTTACTGCCAAATCTAGAGTTGCCCCGacgaaaagaaaatcattgCCAAAACTTGAACTATGTGGCGCACAACTTTTGGCTAAATTATACTCTAAAGTCAAAAATCTTTTCGCAATACCAAATCTTGAAGTATTTCTATGGACAGATTCTCAAATAGTTCTTCACTGGTTAAAGCAACATTCTTCTACGTTATCCGTTTTTGTTGGCAACAGAGTATCGGAAATTCAGGATCTAACTACTGGCTGTATTTGGCGACATGTTCCAACGCATTTTAATCCTGCTGATATCGTGTCTCGTGGTTCAACTGTAGAAGAACTCGCTTCATCTATCTGGTTCAATGGACCAGCATTTCTCACTCTCGGTGCTAGCAAATGGCCTCCTAATAAAATAGATCAACTATCCATAGAAAATCAACAAGATATCGACCGAGAAAAACGCAAAACTGTACTCTCCCTGGAAGCAACATCTAATTACATTCTGGATTCGGTTGAAAATTATagctcatatttaaaaattattcgtattGTTGCGTGGATGCTCcgtttttctcaaaaaacaaaaactaatattttccaTTCTGATTCTTTACAGCCCCAAGAATTAGAAAACGCCTTGCTCAGAATAGTTTTTAATCTACAGCAACATCATTTTCAAGATGATATACAACGAGCTCTGAAGAAAAACGATCCTCAAGGTGCACTAAAGTGTCTCAATCCCTTCATCGATTCATCAAATGGATTCAACTTGCTCAAAGTCGGTGGTCGCTTGGAATTCGCAGCAAT
Proteins encoded in this region:
- the LOC135959931 gene encoding uncharacterized protein LOC135959931 — encoded protein: MTLEEVKQQRANTKKSITRIKNQVEANGRGEGKTLSSAELKCRLGILESYFKQILTYQTQIEKYDPDDNGRPEIEDLYIAVKMNIQAQLGEDVHNTTMSDSTICFPVNNNKLPQLKLPTFSGKYSEYKNFITSFNQVIDREFGLSNIEKFNHLLNCLQGQALETVKAFQITNENYPKALERLKTRYDNSSLIFMENITTLFELPAMSKYNCAQLRSLVDNVSALYSSLLSLGSDSDIANSMLIYIVLEKVDDETKRKWKDSLDFTELPSWDDCSKVLERHCQFLESVDTSHTNVAHRKPDNHQSGKSKYKSSKTGYSFSVSKRVCVLCTKTDHTITRCPRFKDMDVGQRFENVKRLGLCLNCLSKGHQVNSCSSTFKCKSCSRLHHSLLHRSQSASRPSSPTAEPSTSRAALNDSHASVHTHMEKSSPEQVLLATAMVLVRDATGHYQFGRALLDSCSQLNFITDEFSQKLHLPRRKQTTEVASIGNTHSKTKYRSSTNVKSRVTDFEVSLSFCVTPHISYQPDAELDVSTWNLPPNTQLADENFFKSKRIDLLIGTETFFDILSVGQIKLGPNLPKLHKTLFGWIVAGRYLSNQSNDTGSSCMLSIEEEVDLKLQRLWEIEEIPSGSNTLTPEQADYESFFNNTVHRESSGRIVVKLPFKESADTLGLSRNMALKRFSSQERRFARDSNLKSQYVSFMKEYEDCGHMSLVRSPRLDVPHYFIPHHCVFKPNSTSTKLRVVFDASCPSSSQRSLNDILMVGPTIQDELYKILLRFRLHRFVITADIVKMYRQVLIDSSHRKFQYILWRNSEEEEIRTYQLNTVTYGMSAAPYLAIKSLHYLADQYMDQFELGAKTIKSSFYVDDFIGGADSIEELTKIKTEVNEILIRGSFQLDKWHSNHRSFQDDKTIKDLNIDELAVTNALGITWDQQKDVFLFSFTPKVQIDGKITKRTILSLSSSLFDPLGLFRLL